The following are from one region of the Macaca thibetana thibetana isolate TM-01 chromosome 2, ASM2454274v1, whole genome shotgun sequence genome:
- the SLITRK3 gene encoding SLIT and NTRK-like protein 3, with amino-acid sequence MKPSIAEMLHRGRMLWIILLSTIALGWTTPIPLIEDSEEIDEPCFDPCYCEVKESLFHIHCDSKGFTNISQITEFWSRPFKLYLQRNSMRKLYTNSFLHLNNAVSINLGNNALQDIQTGAFNGLKILKRLYLHENKLDVFRNDTFLGLESLEYLQADYNVIKRIESGAFRNLSKLRVLILNDNLIPMLPTNLFKAVSLTHLDLRGNRLKVLFYRGMLDHIGRSLMELQLEENPWNCTCEIVQLKSWLERIPYTALVGDITCETPFHFHGKDLREIKKTELCPLLSDSEVEASLGIPHLSSSKENAWPTKPSSMLSSVHFTASSVEYKSSNKQPKPTKQPRTPRPPSTSQALYPGPNQPPIAPYQTRPPIPIICPTGCTCNLHINDLGLTVNCKERGFNNISELLPRPLNAKKLYLSSNLIQKIYRSDFWNFSSLDLLHLGNNRISYVQDGAFINLPNLKSLFLNGNDIEKLTPGMFRGLQSLHYLYFEFNVIREIQPAAFSLMPNLKLLFLNNNLLRTLPTDAFAGTSLARLNLRKNYFLYLPVAGVLEHLNAIVQIDLNENPWDCTCDLVPFKQWIETISSVSVVGDVLCRSPENLTHRDVRTIELEVLCPEMLHVAPAGASPAQPGDSHLIGAPTSASPYEFSPPGGPVPLSVLILSLLVLFFSAVFVAAGLFAYVLRRRRKKLPFRSKRQEGVDLTGIQMQCHRLFEDGGGGGGGSGGGGRPTLSSPEKAPPVGHVYEYIPHPVTQMCNNPIYKPREEEEVAVSSAQEAGSAERGGPGTQPPGMGEALLGSEQFAETPKENHSNYRTLLEKEKEWALAVSSSQLNTIVTVNHHHPHPHHPAVGGVSGVVGGTGGDLAGFRHHEKNGGVVLFPPGGGCGGGSMLLDRERPQPAPCTVGFVDCLYGTVPKLKELHVHPPGMQYPDLQQDARLKETLLFSAGKGFTDHQTQKSDYLELRAKLQTKPDYLEVLEKTTYRF; translated from the coding sequence ATGAAACCTTCCATAGCTGAGATGCTTCACAGAGGAAGGATGTTGTGGATCATTCTTCTAAGCACAATTGCTCTAGGATGGACTACCCCGATTCCCCTAATAGAGGACTCAGAGGAAATAGATGAGCCCTGTTTTGATCCATGCTACTGTGAAGTTAAAGAAAGCCTCTTTCATATACATTGTGACAGTAAAGGATTTACAAATATTAGTCAGATTACCGAATTCTGGTCAAGACCTTTTAAACTGTATCTGCAGAGGAATTCTATGAGGAAATTATACACCAACAGTTTTCTTCATTTGAACAATGCTGTGTCTATTAATCTTGGGAACAATGCATTGCAGGACATTCAGACTGGAGCTTTCAATGGTCTTAAGATTTTAAAGAGACTATATCTACATGAAAACAAACTGGATGTCTTCAGAAATGACACCTTCCTTGGCTTGGAAAGTCTAGAATATCTGCAGGCAGATTACAATGTCATTAAACGTATTGAGAGTGGGGCATTTCGGAACCTAAGTAAATTGAGGGTTCTGATTTTAAATGATAATCTCATCCCCATGCTTCCGACCAATTTATTTAAGGCTGTCTCTTTAACCCATTTGGACCTACGTGGAAATAGGTTAAAGGTTCTTTTTTACCGAGGAATGCTAGATCACATTGGCAGAAGCCTGATGGAACTCCAGCTGGAAGAAAACCCTTGGAACTGTACATGTGAAATTGTACAACTGAAGAGTTGGCTGGAACGCATTCCTTATACTGCCCTGGTGGGAGACATTACCTGTGAGACCCCTTTCCATTTCCATGGAAAGGACCTACGAGAAATCAAGAAGACAGAACTCTGTCCTTTGTTGTCTGACTCTGAGGTAGAGGCTAGTTTGGGAATTCCACATTTGTCATCAAGTAAGGAGAATGCATGGCCAACTAAGCCTTCCTCAATGCTATCCTCTGTCCATTTTACTGCTTCTTCTGTTGAATACAAGTCCTCAAATAAACAGCCTAAGCCCACCAAACAGCCTCGAACACCAAggccaccctccacctcccaagctttATATCCTGGTCCAAACCAGCCTCCCATTGCTCCTTATCAGACCAGACCACCAATCCCCATTATATGCCCCACTGGGTGTACCTGTAATTTGCACATCAATGACCTTGGCTTGACTGTCAACTGCAAAGAGCGAGGATTTAATAACATTTCTGAACTTCTTCCAAGGCCCTTGAATGCCAAGAAACTGTATCTGAGTAGCAATCTGATTCAGAAAATATACcgttctgatttttggaatttttcttcCTTGGATCTCTTGCATCTGGGGAACAATCGTATTTCCTATGTCCAAGATGGGGCCTTTATCAACTTGCCCAACTTAAAAAGCCTCTTTCTTAATGGCAACGATATAGAGAAGCTGACACCAGGCATGTTCCGAGGCCTACAGAGTTTGCACTACTTGTACTTTGAGTTCAATGTCATCCGGGAAATCCAGCCTGCAGCCTTCAGCCTCATGCCCAACTTGAAGCTGCTATTCCTCAATAATAACTTGCTGAGGACCCTGCCAACGGATGCTTTTGCAGGCACATCCCTGGCCCGGCTCAACCTGAGGAAGAACTACTTCCTCTATCTTCCCGTGGCTGGTGTCCTGGAACACTTGAACGCCATTGTCCAGATAGACCTCAATGAGAATCCTTGGGACTGCACTTGTGACCTGGTCCCCTTTAAACAGTGGATCGAAACCATCAGCTCAGTCAGTGTGGTTGGTGATGTGCTTTGCAGGAGCCCTGAGAACCTCACGCACCGTGATGTGCGCACTATTGAGCTGGAAGTTCTTTGCCCAGAGATGCTGCACGTTGCACCAGCTGGAGCatccccagcccagcctggagATTCCCACCTTATTGGGGCACCAACCAGTGCATCACCTTATGAGTTTTCTCCTCCTGGGGGCCCTGTGCCACTTTCTGTGTTAATTCTCAGCCTTCTGGTACTGTTTTTCTCAGCAGTCTTTGTTGCTGCAGGCCTCTTTGCCTACGTGCTCCGAAGGCGTCGAAAGAAGCTGCCCTTCAGAAGCAAGCGGCAGGAAGGTGTGGACCTTACTGGCATCCAAATGCAATGCCACCGGCTGTTTGaggatggtggaggtggtggtggtggaagtgGGGGTGGAGGTCGACCAACTCTTTCCTCTCCAGAGAAGGCCCCTCCTGTAGGTCATGTGTATGAGTACATCCCCCACCCAGTTACCCAAATGTGCAACAACCCCATCTACAAGCCTcgtgaggaggaggaggtggctgtTTCATCAGCCCAAGAAGCAGGGAGTGCAGAACGTGGGGGTCCAGGGACACAACCACCGGGAATGGGTGAGGCTCTCCTAGGAAGTGAGCAGTTTGCTGAGACACCCAAGGAGAACCATAGTAACTACCGGACCTTgctggaaaaagagaaggagtgGGCCCTGGCAGTGTCCAGCTCCCAGCTTAACACCATAGTGACGGTGAATCACCATCACCCTCATCCTCACCACCCAGCAGTTGGTGGGGTTTCAGGAGTAGTTGGGGGAACTGGGGGAGACTTGGCAGGGTTCCGCCACCATGAGAAAAATGGTGGGGTGGTGCTGTTTCCTCCCGGGGGAGGCTGTGGTGGTGGCAGTATGCTACTAGACCGAGAGAGGCCACAGCCTGCCCCCTGCACAGTGGGATTTGTGGACTGTCTCTATGGAACAGTGCCCAAATTAAAGGAACTGCACGTGCATCCTCCTGGCATGCAATACCCAGACTTACAGCAGGACGCCAGGCTCAAAGAAACCCTTCTCTTCTCGGCTGGAAAGGGCTTCACAGACCACCAAACCCAAAAAAGTGATTACCTCGAGTTAAGGGCCAAACTTCAAACCAAGCCGGATTACCTCGAAGTCCTGGAGAAGACAACATATAGGTTctaa